A stretch of DNA from Fundulus heteroclitus isolate FHET01 chromosome 22, MU-UCD_Fhet_4.1, whole genome shotgun sequence:
TGGCCCGCTGGGTGGCTGGCCCGCTGGCTGGCCCCTGGCTGGCTCTCCGGCTGTTGGCTGGCTGTCCGCTGGCTGGGTGTCACGCTGGCTGTCCGGCTGGGCCCGTCTGGCCTGGTGGCTCGCTGTCCGGCTGGCCCGCTGCCATGCTGGCCCGCTGGCTGGCCCGCTGGCCTGCTGGCTGGCTGTCCGGCTGGCCCCGCTGGGTGGCTGTCCCGCTGGCTGGCCCGCTGGGTGGGTGTCTGGCTCTCCGGCTTGGCTGGCTGTCCCGCTGCTGGCTCTCCGGCTGGCTGTCCCGCTGGCTGGTGGCTGGCTGGCCCGCTGGCTGGGTGGCTGGCTCTCCGGCTGGCTGGCTGTCCGGCTGGCCCGCTGGGTGGCTGTCCGGGTGGCTGGCCCGCTGGCTGGCGGCTGGCTGTCGCGCTGGGTGGgtggctggctgctggctggctgtCCCGCTGGGTGGCTTGCTGGCTGGCTTGTCGGCTGGCTGCCCGGTGGCTGTCCCGCTGGCTGCTGTCCCGCTGGCCTGACTGGCTGGCTGTCCGGCTGTCCCGCTGCTGTCCCGCTGGCTGCTGTCCCgcctgctgctggctgctgtcATGCTGGCCCGCTGGGTGGCTGGCCCGCTGGATGGCCCGATGGCTGGATCTCCGGCTGTCTGGATGGATGTAAAGATGGATGGGTGTAAAGATGGATGTAAGGATGGAAAGATGGACTGGTGGATAGATGTAAGGATGGAAAGATGGgtggatggaaagatggatggatggaaagatggactgatggatggatgtaaggaTGGAAAGATGGGTGGATGTCCCGCTGGATGGAAAGATGGGTGGGTGGTGGCTCTCAGCTTGCTGGCTGTCCCGCTGGCTGGTGGCTGGCTGTCCCGCTGGCCCGCTGGGGCCCGCTGGCTGGCCCGCTGGGTGGATGTCCGGATGGCCGCTGGGTGGGTGGCTGGCTCtccggctggctggctggctgtccCGATGGCTGGTGGCTGGCTGTCCCTCTGGCTGGTGGCTGGCTCTCCCGGCTGGCTGGCTGTCCGGCTGGCCCGCTGGCTGGCCCGCTGGCTGGAAAGATGGCTGGCCCGATGGGTGGATGTCCGGGTGGCTGTAAGGGTGGCTGGCTGGCCTGCTGGATGGCCCGCTGGATGGCACCATGGTGGCTGGATGTAAggctggatggatgatggatggtgtccgatgggtgggtggatggatggctgctggctggctgtCCCGCTGGCTGTCCGCTGGGTGGCTTGCTGTGGCTGGATGGCTGTCCCGCTGGCTGTCCCGCTGGGTGGcttgctggctggctggcttcCGGCTGGCTGGCCCGGTGGCTGTCCCGCTGGCTGCTGTCCGCTGGCCTGCTGGCTGGCTGTCCTGCTGGCCCGCTGGGTGGATGTTCCCGATGgttggctggctggctggctctCCGGCTGGATGGAAAGCTGGCTGGCTTCTGGCGGCTGGCTGTCGGCTGGCTGCTGTCCCGCTGGCCTGCTGGCTGCTTTCCGGCTGGCCCGCTGGGTGGATGGCCGCTGGCTGGCTCTCGGATGTCTGGCTGGCTGTCCCGCTGGCTGCTGATGGCTGCTTCCCGGTGGCTGGGGTGGCCCGATGGATGGGTGGCCCGCTGGCTGTCCGGCTGGCCCGCTGGCTGGCCGTCTGGCTGGCCCGCTGGCTGCTGCCCCTGGCCTGCTGGCTCGCTGTCCGGCTTGCCCGCTGGGTGGCTGGCCCCCTGGCTGGCCCGCTGCTGTCCGTCTGTCCGCGGCTGGCTCTAAGGCttgctggatggatggatgtaaagatgggtggatggatgtaagggtggatggaaagatggatgaacggaggatggatggatgaacagatggataaATGTATGAAGGGAGGAAGGGTGGATGTACAGAAGGATGAacggaggatggatggatgaacagatggatggatgaacagatagATAAATGTATGAAGGGAGGAAGGGTGGATGTACAGAAGGATGAacggaggatggatggatgaacagatggataaATGTATGAAGGGAGGAAGGTGTATGGATATATGAATGAACGGATGAAGGGAGGAAGggtggatgaacagatggatgaacagatagaaggatgaacagatggatgtaTGAAGGGAGGATGGATGTAAAGATGGAtgtaaagatggatggatggatgaagggaggaagggtggatggatgaacagatgaatgaACGTATGAAGGGAGGAAGGGTGGATGAACAGAAGGATGAGCAGATGGATAAACGGATGAAGGGAGGTGTGCGCTCACAGAAGGCGTCTCCGTAGATGGAGGAAgagatgtatggatggatggataaacggaggatggatggatgaacagacagATGAGTGAACGTATGAAGGATGAAGGATGAAGTATGAAGGGATGAAGGGAGGAGGTGTGCGCTCACAGAAGGCGTCTCCgtagatggatgaacagatgtatgtatggatggatggatgaacagacagATGAGTGAACGTATGAAGGGATGAACGTATGAACGTATGAAGGGATGAAGGGATGAAGGATGAAGGGATGAAGGGAGGAGGTGTGCGCTCACAGAAGGCGTCTCTgtagatggatgaacagatgtatggatgtatggatggatggatgaatgaacgTATGAAGGATGAACGGATGAAGGGATGAACGTATGAAGGGATGAAGGATGAACGGATGAAGGGGTGAAGGGATGAAGGGATGAGGGGTGGAGGTGTGCGCTCACAGAAGGCGTCTCTgtagatggatgaacagatgtatggatgtatggatggatggatgaatgaacgTATGAAGGATGAACGGATGAAGGGATGAACGTATGAAGGGATGAAGGATGAACGGATGAAGGGGTGAAGGGATGAAGGATGAACGGATGAAGGGATGAACGTATGAAGGGATGaagggatgaatggatgaacgtATGaagggatgaatggatgaacgtATGAAGGGATGAAGGGATGAACGTATGAAGGGATGAAGGGATGAACGTATGAAGGGATGAAGGGATGAAGGGATGAAGGGATGAAGGATGAAGGGATGAAGGGATGAAGGATGAAGGGATGAAGGATGAAAGGATGAAGGGATGAAGGATGAAAGGATGAAGGGATGAAGGATGAAGGGATGAAGGATGAAGGGATGAACGTATGAACATATGAAGGGATGAAGGATGAAGGGATGAAGGGATGAAGGGATGAAGGATGAAGGATGAAGGGATGAAGGAGGAGGGGTGGAGGTGTGCGCTCACAGAAGGCGTCTCCgtagatggatgaacagatgaatgtatggatggatggatgaacagacagATGAGTGAACGTATGAAGGGATGAACGTATGAACGTATGAAGGGATGAAGGGATGAAGGATGAAGGGATGAAGGGATGAAGGGAGGAGGTGTGCGCTCACAGAAGGCGTCTCCgtagatggatgaacagatgaatgtatggatggatggatgaacagacagATGAGTGAACGTATGAAGGGATGAACGTATGAACGTATGAAGGGATGAGGGATGAAGGGATGAAGGGATGAAGGATGAAGGGATGAAGGAGGAGGGGTGAGGGAGGAGGGGTGCGCTCACAGAAGGCGTCTCGGTAGGCGGCAGCGTTGACTCTGAGGCCGGTGCAGCAGACGATCAGGTCGGTGGTCAGAGTTTCTCCTTTATCGGTTCTGACCTCCAAGTTCTTCTGGGTCACGTTGAGCTGCAGGTCCGACAGGTTGGACACCTTCTGGCCTGAAACACAGCGGCGGGTTCTTCAGAACCGGACAGAACCGGACAGAACCGGACAGAACCGGCACACAGCAGCGCTCCGTacccagcagcagctccactcctttctccagcagaacctccttGGCCTGCTGCCTGACGCTGTGGACCAGCTGCGGGTCGGCCAGGCCCACTTTAGAGTGGATCAGAACCACCTGGGTGGAAGCAGAACATCAGTGAGAAACCATCCAGAACCGTGGTGCTGCAGGTTCTCTGAGGACGTGCAGAGGATCCAAcagtggatcagaaccagggttctgcgtgaagaagaaaaacgctGGAAACGTTCTTTATGTTTAACCGTGAAGTAGAATCTGTTGCTTTCATCTATTTCTGGATGTTCCACAGGTTCTGGAGCTCTGACAGAACCTCCCTGAATGCTGGAAGGAACCCAAAGCAGTCCGCTCCACGTTCTCACCAGAACCACAGCGATCCTTCGGGTCGGGACCATCCTGCAGTTCTTCAGCATAACGGCTGTGCTGCGGGTTAGAGCCCAGAACCTCCGGGTTCCACAGACCCGTCTGTGGAACCCGGAGGTTCTGGGCTCTGTCAGAGGAACCAAACTAAGAACAGGGCGGTTCTACCAGGGCTCCATGTCAGCATTCATGGTGCTTTTTAAAGCGTGTAGAACAGAAACGTGGTCCAGCGGCGCCGAGCTTGGTGAGCTGGAATGTTCTGGTGGTCCACGTTCCAGATGGAGCCGAGAACCGGCAGAACACAGCGGGTACGGTGGCTGGGAAGGCCACATCAGCTCGTTAAGCCAGGAACTCACCGGAACCCAGTGTTACTGGCCACAAACGGGTCCAGGTTCTGGAAGAGCCGCCCTGGAGAACCCAGGAGAACCCAGGAGAACCCAGAACCAAAGCTCTACAGTCAGGTTCTGGCTCTTATTGTTGAATCGTGACCTTTGACCCTGACGGTACCGGTTGGGTCCACGGTGGTCTGGagaatcccaacaaaatggatCAAAACTTATTTAATcgttctgaagattacccagaatccctttggAGTCTAGAACTAGAATGATTCAGCACTTTTTAACTATATTAACAATATAAACTGTACCTGCCGTCAACTTTAATCTCCCTATGAACCTCATatgatatatataataatattaataatatgttaAAGATAAACTTCAGTTCCATTAGGTTTGGCCTATTTTAGGAGTTATTATTATAGAACTGCAGGTACAGGAgcagccagcagggggcgctgctggCTGCTCCTGTACCTGCAGTTCCTGCACAGCAATGAGAAGCACTGAGGGAAGGAACCATTAAATTCTGCTTCCTGCTTTTACTCGGGTCCAGAAAGGTCCAGTTTGGGTTCAGAAGGGAATAACCGGGTTCTGCAGGAACTTGCTGCGGTTCTGCAGCTCAGAAAGGCGGCACTGACCCACACCGGACCTCAGACGAACCACAGAGCAGAACCGACAGTTCCTGGAGCAGCTGAACCGGACCCGGCTGGACCGGAGCCGGCTGGACCGGACCCAGCTGGACCGGACCCAGCTGGACCGGACCATCTGGACCGGACCATCTGGACCCATCTGGACCGGATCGACTGGACCAGCTGAACCGGACCGGCTGGACTGGACCTACTGGACCGGACCAGCTGAACCGGACCTGGAGTCACCTTCTTGTCTGGATACTCGGTCTTGATCTCAGCAGCCATCTCTACACCCGTTCCCCCGCCGCCGACCACCAGAACCGAGTCGGCCAGCTGGACCTGAGCACACAGAATGAGCAGAACCGTCAGCACGCTGAGCGCACCTGGCAGGTGTTCCAGGTGTTGCAGGTGTTGCAGGTGTCCCACCTGTTGGATGAAGTCCTCGTACATCTGGACGGCGGCCTGCAgcgacgcctccctggtgaacTTCCCCGGGAACGGCCCGTCGGTACCGGTACACAGGATCAGGTGGGAGTACTGGACTTCCTGCAGCGCAACACAACACCTGAAGTACAGCACCTGGACAgcaggaggcagcagaaccgggTTCCGGTCCATGCGGACAGCAGAAGAAGAACCAGAATCCTCACCCTGCCTCCCTGCAGAACCACCACCTGCCTGTCCGGGTCCACTCGCTCCACCCGGCCCTGGACGAAGCTGGTTCCGAACGTGTCGGCGTACGGGATGAAGGTCCTCCTGGCGAAGCCTGGACAGAGGtcagggtcagaggtcagggtcagaggtcagaggtcagcgtCATGGAGACAGCTGCTGGGCGTTTGGTACCGGGCTGAACCGAGGCTCTCAGCGCCGCCACGTTGTGGTGGAAGGCGTCCCGCTGGTCCAGTAGGGTGAAGCTGAGGCCCGCGGACCGCAGCTGCTGGGCGGCGCCGATGCCCCCGAAGCCTccgcccaccaccaccacatgGACCCCGTCCGGTACCGACACCTGGCCCCCCATCTGGactcctgcacacacacacacacagtcactgtggaggttctgctgcagtgGTTCTACCTGGAGCCGAGAGAAGTTCCTGCCTGGACCGGTTCTGTTGGCGAGTTCTGCAGAACAACGgaggatagatagatatctttattatCAGTGCGTAAAGAACTAAAtgtcgtttgcatacagcttgaaaagaatCAGTCTATAAATCCCAGTAAACTGCAGTAAtcttcaggataaagatgcagcagttatttatgtaaacagctgagatgaaaaacaatgtaaacaatgtaaacaatgcagggaaATAGACGGTGTGCTATTCGGTTTGGACCCACACAGGTTTAATCCGGcactgctgctggttctgccggttctgctggttctgctggaccaGGACGGGCTCCTCGCTCTGAACAAAGAAGGAGAAGAGTTCGGTTCTGACCCAGTAACAGCTCAGAACCGCCGTCCCACCCAGCGCGTTATGAAACCATCTCCGGGGAGACCGGAGAACCCCGTCCGGTGATTTTACACGCCCGTGACGTCACACAGCACTGACAGAGAACTCACCTTCTGACGTCACGCAGGATGGACTTGTCGTGAACTCACCTGGTGCAGGTTGGAAGTTCGGGTCCAGTTTCCACCCAGCGGGTCCGCGGCGGCGTTTTCCTACTTTAGCCCCGCCCTCCTTCCGAGGAGGAGGCAGCTCTGCACCAATCAGAGCGCAGCCCGTGGTGCCTTCAGGGACTGTAGGGAAACCAACCTTCGCAGGAAACGCTGGATTTCAGGAAGGAAATCTGTAATTCCCACTGATGGGTCTCCCGAACCGAACCCGTCCCTCAGGGACCAATCCGGGCCGGCAGTCTGCAGCAGAATGTATCGGTTAGAACCGGGTCAGATTTCTGGATCAGAACCCAGATGTTCTGCAGGAAAGTTTCTGAATGCTGTGAGTGCAGCAGATCTCACAGCATTCAGTTCTGCTTGGTTCTGGGTCAGTTCTGCTTGGTTCTGGGTCAGTTCTGCTTGGTTCTGATCAGCCCAGCTGCTGGGTCTCCTGCTGACTCAGCATTAATTTCCGCTGAGTCGCTGTTATCACACAGCAGTTCTGTGTCATAATGAAGCTTGTAGCCCCTTTGACCCATCAGAGCGCCGCTGTGGGTTCTGACCAGGTCCAAGAACCGAGCTCACGGTGCTggtgtggttctggtccactggctTAACTGGAGCAAGAGGGCAGGTTCTGACCCAGTAAAGGAGTTTCATCAGAGCGTCTGCTGCTCCAGGCTGGCAGGGTAAAGATCAAACATCCCATAATGTCTTTATACGCAGAGACACGGAGAACCACGGATCAGAACCACGGGCCAGAACAGCCCAGAACCACAGTCCAGAACAGTCCAGAACCACAGTCCAGAACCGGAAACCTGAGCCTTTCCAGCTGCAGAGGGTTCTGGTCCATTGTGACTGGTTCTGTTTACACCGTAGCTCCGACAGGTTGGTGCCGGTCCAAATGTTGAAAGATTTCAGAATCTGATCCAGGACCAGCACCCTGACCTgtactggttctggttctggttctgatccagtggACCTGACTTTATGGACCAGCAGCAGGACCGTGAATCGGGTCAGCAGAGCTGAGCTTTCAGTCAGGCTGAAAACAGTTCTGTATCTTCTGCATCTAGAACCCGTGCAAACAAAAGGTTCTGCATCGCTGAGAGGAACCTGCCAAACCGGACCATGCAGCTAAACCTGAGATCAGAATCTGAGCAGAACGGCGCTGGAATGAAAGCCgattaaaatctgtttaaattctGCTAACCTAGAACCCAACAGGACGGTTCAGGTCCAGTCTGGACAGAACCGCAGAACCGGCCCAGAACCACCGCAGTCTGAGCCGAGAACGTCTGAGATCAACATGATGCTCATCTGACAACGacctgatccagaacgctgctgcctgcgtcctcactaagactaagaacctagagaacatggacccggttctgaagtcctcaataagactaagaacctagagaacatggacccggttctgaagtcctcaataagactaagaacgtagagaacatggacccggttctgaagtcctcactgagactaagaacgtagagaacatggacccggttctgaagtcctcaataagactaagaacgtagagaacatggacccggttctgaagtcctcactgagactaagaacgtagagaacatggacccggttctgaagtccttactaagactaagaacgtagagaacatggacccggttctgaagtccttccactaagaataagaacgtagagaacatggacccggttctgaagtcctcactgagactaagaacgtagagaacatggacccggttctgaagtccttccactaagactaagaacgtagagaacatggacccggttctgaagtcctcactaagactaagaacgtagagaacatggacccggttctgaagtcctcactaagactaagaacgtagagaacatggacccggttctgaagtcctcactaagactaagaacgtagagaacatggacccggttctgaagtcctcactaagactaagaacgtagagaacatggacccggttctgaagtcctcactaagactaagaacgtagagaacatggacccggttctgaactccttccactaagactaagaacgtagagaacatggaccccggttctgaagtcctcactaagactaagaacgtagagaacatggacccggttctgaagtcctcactaagactaagaacgtagagaacatggacccggttctgaagtccttactaagactaagaacgtagagaacatggacccggttctgaagtcctcactaagactaagaacgtagaaaacatggacccggttctgaagtcctcactaagactaagaacgtagagaacatggacccggttctgaagtcctcactaagactaagaacgtagagaacatggacccggttctgaagtcctcactgagactaagaacgtagagaacatggacccggttctggagtcctcactaagactaagaacgtagagaacatggacccggttctgaagtccttccactaagactaagaacgtagagaacatggacccggttctgaagtccttccactaagactaagaacgtagagaacaaggacccggttctgaagtccttactaagactaagaacgtagagaacatggacccggttctgaagtccttccactaagaataagaacgtagagaacatggacccggttctgaactccttccactaagactaagaacgtagagaacatggacccggttctgaagtcctcactaagactaagaacgtagagaacatggacccggttctgaagtcctcactaagactaagaacgcagagaacatggacccggttctgaagtccttactaagactaagaacgtagagaacatggacccggttctgaaatccttccactaagactaagaacgtagagaacatggacccggttctgaagtccttccactaagactaagaacgtagagaacatggacccggttctgaagtcctcactaagactaagaacgtagagaacatggacccg
This window harbors:
- the aifm2 gene encoding apoptosis-inducing factor 2 codes for the protein MGGQVSVPDGVHVVVVGGGFGGIGAAQQLRSAGLSFTLLDQRDAFHHNVAALRASVQPGFARRTFIPYADTFGTSFVQGRVERVDPDRQVVVLQGGREVQYSHLILCTGTDGPFPGKFTREASLQAAVQMYEDFIQQVQLADSVLVVGGGGTGVEMAAEIKTEYPDKKVVLIHSKVGLADPQLVHSVRQQAKEVLLEKGVELLLGQKVSNLSDLQLNVTQKNLEVRTDKGETLTTDLIVCCTGLRVNAAAYRDAFSASMAENGALKVNDHLQVQGFSNVFAVGDCADLQEPKLAYHAGLHASVAVTNIINSVSGKQLTTYQPGSVTMLLAMGRDDGVGQFNGFRLPRWLVALGKSRDLLLWKSWREMQQTQPL